The Pyrodictium delaneyi genome contains a region encoding:
- a CDS encoding polyprenyl synthetase family protein codes for MQGLNSNQLLEHWREMRQLIDDAIERWLKELPEAKAIDAARYIAMGGKRLRGFLVLEVARSLGARVEDGLDAAVAVELVHAASLALDDIIDEDITRRGAEAAWVKYGLKKTVMVSNLLIPFAQRIVAERYGEEALRRTVQAWLDISRGEVLDAFTSPEELHPDSYIEMIRLKTGALFRLAAELGVIAAGRYSLIDIASKYGETIGIMYQIADDLRDSNDKEKVRSEPSLQLFLRWLNGSGVNKAYTMIKTLLSKAIDFSIKITGNLHDSYLSHLPGFIVNAMLGWVPQVVTRGTTPDTS; via the coding sequence ATGCAAGGGCTAAACTCTAACCAGCTGCTCGAGCACTGGCGCGAGATGCGCCAGCTAATAGACGATGCTATTGAGCGTTGGCTAAAAGAGCTACCAGAAGCAAAGGCCATTGATGCTGCAAGATATATAGCTATGGGTGGTAAGAGACTTCGCGGCTTCCTGGTACTAGAAGTAGCAAGGAGTCTAGGTGCACGCGTAGAGGACGGCCTCGATGCGGCTGTAGCTGTGGAGCTTGTACATGCTGCCAGCCTAGCCCTAGACGACATAATAGATGAAGACATTACGCGGAGAGGAGCAGAAGCTGCATGGGTGAAATACGGGTTAAAGAAGACAGTTATGGTATCTAATCTCCTAATACCCTTCGCCCAAAGAATAGTGGCTGAGCGCTACGGTGAGGAGGCGTTACGACGTACTGTTCAAGCATGGCTAGATATTTCTAGAGGCGAAGTCCTAGACGCATTCACATCCCCGGAAGAACTCCATCCCGACTCATATATAGAGATGATCCGGCTTAAGACTGGAGCACTTTTCAGGCTAGCCGCAGAACTAGGAGTCATAGCTGCTGGACGCTATTCCCTTATAGATATAGCCTCGAAGTACGGCGAAACTATAGGAATAATGTACCAGATAGCAGACGATCTACGTGATAGCAATGATAAAGAAAAAGTTCGAAGCGAGCCCAGTCTACAGTTATTCCTAAGATGGCTTAACGGAAGTGGCGTAAACAAGGCATACACTATGATAAAAACACTGCTGTCAAAGGCTATAGACTTCTCAATAAAGATAACAGGCAACTTACACGACTCCTACCTTTCACATCTTCCTGGTTTCATAGTCAACGCTATGCTTGGATGGGTGCCACAAGTAGTAACCAGGGGCACTACTCCCGACACTTCCTAA
- a CDS encoding zinc-binding protein: MGRRRRKYRKPQLLRAPRTLPTIFDCPHCGARAVSVEIRKKEKNERGEVKAIVKCGKCGLYAEMWVPQIFQPVDVYSRFLDAYLEGRLEYTFIKEGGEATISLEELASESEEGEEAVEGGEAWESGVESEKEGRGW, encoded by the coding sequence ATGGGTAGGCGGAGGCGTAAGTATCGGAAGCCACAACTGCTGAGAGCACCTAGAACACTCCCTACCATATTCGACTGCCCTCACTGCGGCGCTCGCGCTGTGAGCGTCGAGATAAGGAAGAAGGAGAAGAACGAGCGTGGAGAAGTGAAGGCTATAGTTAAGTGCGGTAAGTGCGGCCTATACGCCGAGATGTGGGTACCACAGATATTCCAGCCCGTCGACGTGTACTCGAGATTCCTAGACGCGTACCTCGAGGGGAGGCTAGAGTACACGTTCATCAAGGAGGGCGGAGAGGCTACTATCTCGCTCGAAGAACTAGCCTCGGAGAGCGAGGAAGGCGAGGAGGCGGTTGAGGGTGGCGAAGCCTGGGAGAGTGGAGTCGAGTCTGAGAAGGAAGGTAGAGGCTGGTGA
- a CDS encoding TiaS agmantine-binding domain-containing protein, whose product MIAAVGLDSFDTSFAGCTTHLASLITHKAVEEGLSLVDYPWLIRLNPAVPWKTRGNGAVALLFSIESRRDLEKLSELLHRAAKLYSANPSSKEAYVLLLLEEATTLRDYFTVRPRCLERLYLRAVHEALPLRLAQECIEEAGNRAIAAYGVDSRGILGALAALGAVLDDFTFELITYRKIDRWTFERRIDELSVIEYDLRTRPLTFMNYDYLEKRVLIHPHGYDPVLYGVRGEEPGILLKALDIIDAGEEYSHWILFRTNQATNAHLRRKRVSETRPYDNPVLVGYVSSVQRIPGGHVITELCDDTGCIDVAFYRETGVLKRIALRLPRGSQIEVGGQVKPHRGGITLNAEYLRVYEPGLTADKGCPTEELRYCGYYTPPLSSFHHLMLPPGRHPVGKSVTPPSTPIMSDDVYL is encoded by the coding sequence TTGATAGCCGCTGTAGGCCTTGATAGTTTTGATACATCGTTTGCCGGCTGCACTACACACCTAGCCTCGCTAATAACTCATAAAGCCGTAGAGGAGGGGTTGAGCCTAGTAGACTACCCGTGGCTTATCCGTCTAAACCCTGCAGTACCCTGGAAAACAAGAGGCAACGGTGCAGTAGCACTACTTTTCAGCATAGAGAGCAGACGGGATCTAGAGAAGCTCTCAGAACTACTCCACAGAGCTGCCAAGCTTTACTCGGCCAACCCTTCCAGCAAGGAGGCATATGTGCTACTTCTCCTAGAGGAGGCAACCACGCTTAGAGACTACTTCACCGTGAGGCCTAGGTGCCTAGAGAGACTCTACCTGAGGGCAGTCCACGAGGCCCTGCCCTTAAGACTGGCACAAGAATGCATAGAGGAAGCTGGGAATCGGGCAATAGCTGCATATGGTGTTGACTCGCGAGGCATACTAGGCGCCCTAGCCGCCCTAGGTGCTGTTCTAGACGACTTCACATTCGAGCTAATAACCTACAGGAAGATAGACCGTTGGACCTTTGAGCGAAGAATAGACGAGCTGAGTGTGATAGAATACGACCTACGTACACGACCTCTAACATTCATGAACTACGACTACTTGGAGAAACGTGTACTGATACATCCACATGGTTACGACCCTGTACTCTATGGTGTCCGCGGAGAAGAGCCAGGCATTCTGCTCAAAGCACTAGATATCATCGATGCCGGAGAGGAGTACAGCCACTGGATACTCTTCCGAACTAATCAAGCTACAAACGCTCACCTGCGGAGAAAGAGGGTCTCAGAGACTAGGCCCTATGATAACCCTGTACTCGTGGGGTATGTATCCTCGGTGCAAAGGATTCCAGGTGGCCACGTAATAACAGAGCTCTGCGACGACACAGGGTGTATAGACGTAGCGTTCTACAGAGAGACTGGTGTGCTCAAGAGGATAGCATTACGTCTGCCACGAGGCTCGCAGATAGAGGTTGGTGGACAAGTAAAGCCACATAGGGGTGGCATAACCCTCAATGCCGAGTATCTACGTGTTTACGAGCCTGGCCTCACGGCTGACAAGGGCTGCCCTACAGAGGAGCTTCGCTACTGCGGCTACTATACTCCACCCTTATCCTCATTCCACCACCTTATGCTGCCTCCAGGCCGCCATCCGGTAGGGAAGTCTGTAACTCCGCCCTCGACACCGATAATGAGCGATGATGTTTACCTCTAG
- a CDS encoding MazG nucleotide pyrophosphohydrolase domain-containing protein — protein MELSCIQRAMEKAFRHRDVGRGLYATFTWLVEEVGELGEALLKGDRKQIAEEIADVIAWTLSLAAMVGIDAEEALRVKYSSELNAASCLDNQIDNQNNKTVDKKDRKES, from the coding sequence ATGGAGCTGTCATGTATACAACGTGCTATGGAGAAGGCTTTCCGTCATAGAGATGTTGGCCGTGGACTCTATGCTACATTTACATGGCTCGTGGAAGAGGTTGGTGAGCTTGGAGAAGCCCTCCTTAAAGGTGATAGAAAACAGATAGCCGAGGAGATAGCTGATGTGATAGCATGGACGCTCAGCCTAGCAGCTATGGTAGGTATAGATGCTGAGGAAGCTCTAAGGGTCAAGTATAGTAGTGAGCTCAATGCGGCTTCATGTTTAGATAATCAGATAGATAATCAGAATAATAAAACAGTGGACAAAAAGGATAGAAAGGAGTCCTAG
- a CDS encoding geranylgeranylglyceryl/heptaprenylglyceryl phosphate synthase: MAKPGRVESSLRRKVEAGEKLFFLLSDPEKPLEVDTVVQFEESGADALLIGGSLNVTPYDIDEYISSLRAEGVKLPIILFPGGLNNIAKSADAILFMSLLNSLDPYWLIGAQVSAAMLVKRLGLEAIPTAYIIIGHGGAAGHIGRAQPVPLENAYIVAAYAAAAELLGFRAIYVEAGSGSPTPVPLDAVKHARAAIEDTLLIAGGGIKTPEYAKNVVESGADAIVVGTLAEKNPGEAIKILEAIKRK; this comes from the coding sequence GTGGCGAAGCCTGGGAGAGTGGAGTCGAGTCTGAGAAGGAAGGTAGAGGCTGGTGAGAAGCTCTTCTTCCTTCTCTCGGACCCCGAGAAGCCCCTGGAAGTCGATACAGTGGTACAGTTCGAGGAGAGCGGTGCCGACGCGCTATTGATAGGCGGTAGTTTGAACGTCACTCCATACGATATAGACGAGTATATTAGTTCGCTCCGGGCAGAGGGCGTAAAGCTGCCGATTATACTGTTTCCTGGAGGCCTCAATAACATAGCTAAAAGCGCTGATGCGATACTCTTTATGTCGCTGCTTAATAGCCTTGATCCCTACTGGCTCATAGGCGCACAAGTATCGGCAGCTATGCTTGTAAAACGCCTGGGCCTCGAGGCTATACCAACAGCCTACATCATAATCGGGCATGGTGGCGCCGCCGGCCACATAGGTAGGGCCCAGCCAGTACCACTGGAGAATGCCTACATAGTGGCGGCCTACGCTGCTGCAGCAGAGCTACTAGGCTTTCGCGCCATATATGTAGAAGCTGGCTCAGGATCACCTACGCCTGTCCCCCTCGATGCCGTTAAACATGCAAGAGCAGCAATAGAGGATACATTACTGATAGCTGGCGGAGGTATAAAGACACCAGAGTATGCCAAGAACGTTGTAGAGTCTGGAGCGGATGCCATAGTGGTAGGTACACTCGCTGAGAAGAACCCCGGTGAAGCAATTAAGATACTAGAGGCGATCAAGAGGAAATAG
- a CDS encoding DUF367 family protein, with translation MYRRLRTVPKHLPPPLTTIAGWIGVLGRSDVVMRGSGDGFGVRLYAIYLRHDNPKYNTAAKLIRLGIVREVRKPPRGSIVLDPLSPFPVSASDRGLVGTHGVCVIDGSWRKVIRILGRIPGGVKRRLPLLLAANPVNYGKPFLLSSAEALAATLYITGFIDEALRVLSVFKWGYTFIELNKSLLERYTGKTQKEVIESECNILRDTIGLELDECSGENLLAIYKRVLESYEEKGR, from the coding sequence GTGTATAGAAGGCTTCGTACAGTACCTAAACACTTGCCTCCGCCACTCACTACTATAGCAGGGTGGATAGGTGTTCTAGGGCGAAGTGATGTAGTAATGCGGGGCAGCGGTGACGGTTTTGGCGTAAGGCTTTACGCTATATACCTCCGGCATGATAACCCTAAGTACAATACTGCGGCCAAGCTCATAAGGCTAGGAATAGTCAGGGAGGTCAGAAAGCCGCCGCGCGGTAGTATAGTGCTTGACCCATTATCTCCATTTCCTGTCTCAGCCTCCGATAGGGGGCTCGTAGGGACCCATGGAGTCTGTGTGATAGACGGGTCATGGCGTAAAGTAATAAGGATACTAGGCCGTATACCGGGAGGAGTTAAGAGAAGACTACCACTCCTTCTTGCAGCCAACCCTGTAAACTACGGGAAACCGTTCCTCCTCAGTAGTGCTGAGGCGCTAGCAGCTACACTCTACATCACTGGCTTCATAGACGAAGCTCTAAGGGTGCTTTCCGTATTCAAGTGGGGCTACACGTTCATTGAGTTGAATAAGTCACTACTAGAGAGGTACACTGGGAAAACACAGAAAGAAGTAATTGAATCAGAGTGTAACATACTGAGAGATACTATAGGACTTGAGCTGGACGAATGCTCCGGAGAGAATCTTCTAGCAATCTACAAGCGTGTACTAGAAAGCTACGAAGAGAAAGGTCGCTAG
- a CDS encoding ABC transporter permease, giving the protein MEEAQQRRAPAVPGFRALLWVEIVWQARRRGVQLLLAISLLPLLVGFMLRGSLHEIVQMYGLENLVRRMWLVALGAQTVHGGDVSVLSGILPIQITSISSFAWLFSAILGASLLASDAGSGRLQLLALRPVSRRRILAAKILAMVAMLTLIYMVSAASVYASMSIALARQEAPWIIPVYGLLLAVASLPLALAAALLGLKLQRVTTAAIAAVALYVAGSMVSALPLLLGLASLRDHPGALADAVYQVYLLNALEPLHGSFQLPARIADLLISGPGASPSPSMLGLPIHSQLPTVGTLVLLGAVSTAVATVALWALLDRYFARYTL; this is encoded by the coding sequence GTGGAAGAGGCACAGCAGCGTAGGGCTCCAGCCGTGCCTGGCTTCCGGGCCCTACTCTGGGTAGAGATAGTCTGGCAGGCTAGACGCCGCGGGGTACAGCTCCTCCTAGCTATATCGCTGCTACCCCTCCTGGTAGGCTTCATGCTCCGGGGGAGCCTGCACGAAATCGTCCAGATGTATGGCCTCGAGAACCTTGTACGCCGGATGTGGCTAGTAGCCCTAGGAGCCCAGACAGTCCATGGCGGCGATGTTTCAGTGCTATCCGGTATACTCCCTATACAGATAACCAGCATATCGAGCTTCGCCTGGCTATTCTCGGCCATACTGGGCGCCTCGCTTCTTGCGAGCGACGCTGGTAGTGGGAGACTACAACTCCTAGCTCTACGGCCAGTCTCCAGGAGAAGGATACTAGCAGCAAAGATACTAGCCATGGTAGCTATGCTGACACTCATCTACATGGTCTCTGCTGCCTCAGTCTACGCCTCAATGAGTATAGCATTAGCTAGGCAAGAAGCACCATGGATAATACCTGTCTACGGTCTACTCCTAGCAGTTGCAAGCCTACCCCTAGCTCTAGCAGCTGCCTTGCTAGGCCTCAAGCTACAGCGTGTAACCACGGCAGCCATAGCGGCGGTAGCCCTCTATGTGGCGGGCAGCATGGTCTCAGCTCTGCCCCTCCTACTAGGCCTAGCATCACTCAGGGATCACCCTGGAGCGCTGGCTGACGCGGTGTACCAGGTATACTTGCTCAACGCGCTAGAGCCGCTCCACGGGAGCTTCCAGCTTCCTGCGAGGATAGCAGACCTTCTCATCTCAGGCCCTGGCGCGTCGCCAAGCCCATCAATGCTAGGGCTCCCCATCCATTCGCAGCTCCCCACAGTAGGCACGCTAGTACTTCTAGGCGCTGTCTCGACAGCCGTGGCTACAGTGGCGCTGTGGGCGCTACTAGACAGGTACTTTGCCCGATACACCCTCTAG
- a CDS encoding NAD(P)-binding protein: protein MPETSKPDFVVVGAGPAGAAFAYYATSEGYSVEVYEGVNFASKPCGWAVPLQVERYIKVPNEVILTTINGFRIYIDGKLVHESSGQRWGYILDKPKFIESLLENATVNKRFVDISDSSRPRVKGEPLFARERVVLAPGLVGLPGYANNAILAVQQIFKTSEPVDTDIIEIWFDSNLVGYYWVFPRSDRTVDIGVGGYEDAESLRSRLEKFVETRFKGLEPLTPVKGARINVSGANTSLLLREVPIIGEAAGFVYPLTGEGIRPSIASAYALFNNITRGDDVSKHLGSITRWINLQLKLLNKIRTASPEIRANILAALPIDVFTSLGLGELSPRQLLRLLPRLPKGVASILRVLIS, encoded by the coding sequence ATGCCAGAAACCAGTAAGCCAGACTTTGTCGTAGTAGGCGCCGGGCCTGCTGGCGCTGCATTCGCCTACTATGCCACAAGTGAGGGCTACTCAGTGGAAGTTTACGAAGGGGTAAACTTTGCTTCTAAGCCATGCGGCTGGGCCGTTCCACTTCAAGTAGAGAGGTATATCAAGGTACCCAATGAGGTAATCCTAACTACGATAAACGGTTTCCGCATATATATAGATGGAAAGCTAGTACACGAGTCTAGCGGCCAACGCTGGGGTTACATACTAGACAAGCCAAAGTTTATTGAAAGCCTCCTCGAAAACGCTACTGTCAACAAGAGGTTCGTAGATATATCAGACTCGTCAAGACCCCGAGTAAAAGGCGAACCCTTGTTTGCAAGGGAACGAGTAGTCCTAGCCCCTGGCCTTGTAGGTCTACCAGGCTATGCAAACAACGCAATACTCGCAGTTCAACAGATATTTAAGACCAGCGAACCCGTGGACACCGACATAATTGAGATATGGTTCGACAGTAACCTTGTAGGCTATTACTGGGTGTTCCCAAGATCCGATAGAACTGTGGACATAGGCGTTGGTGGATATGAAGACGCAGAGAGTCTGAGATCTAGGCTAGAAAAGTTTGTTGAGACCAGGTTCAAAGGCTTAGAACCCCTTACACCTGTCAAAGGTGCCAGGATAAACGTCTCCGGGGCCAACACAAGCCTTCTACTAAGAGAAGTACCCATCATAGGCGAGGCTGCTGGCTTCGTCTACCCCCTAACCGGTGAGGGTATACGTCCATCCATAGCATCAGCGTATGCACTATTTAACAATATAACACGGGGGGACGATGTCTCAAAACATCTTGGCAGCATCACTAGGTGGATAAACCTACAGCTAAAACTGCTTAACAAGATAAGAACGGCGTCGCCCGAAATACGAGCAAACATACTCGCAGCACTGCCTATTGATGTATTCACATCACTTGGGCTAGGAGAGCTTAGTCCTCGTCAATTGCTACGACTACTACCACGCCTGCCAAAGGGAGTAGCCTCAATTCTACGAGTGCTCATAAGCTAA
- a CDS encoding SEC61-beta family protein, with translation MARNAKKSSKKEKEGKGKDTTPTVFTAAGLLAFSEEDALFRIKPLHVMMITIGFIAAVIVFSLI, from the coding sequence ATGGCGCGTAATGCAAAGAAGAGTAGCAAGAAGGAGAAGGAGGGTAAGGGCAAGGATACTACACCGACAGTCTTCACAGCAGCTGGTCTACTGGCCTTCAGTGAAGAAGATGCATTGTTTAGGATAAAGCCACTCCATGTAATGATGATAACAATAGGGTTCATCGCTGCTGTAATAGTATTTAGCTTAATATAA
- the cca gene encoding CCA tRNA nucleotidyltransferase, with product MPGACKLARVEEEILSAIKPSKKEKERAEEAARRAKSLVENALRDLGITGVNVTIEGSYAKDTWISGDLDLDLFILLPPSECLDVIKSGIVDRLAAKLSSMGLTIEKRYAQHPYLRVLVNDIWVEIVPGCAVPDPDKPVTAVDRTPFHRQYVISKMTPEMRDEARLLKSFMKGVGVYGAEIAIQGFSGYLVELLIIHYGCFRSVLEAAQSWRPPVVIDIENHYRDKRVLLKKFKDAAMIVVDPVDPDRNVAAAVSRQSLARFIVASLLYLNEPRKDFFYVPGAVEKPRPLPGKVLAVYGSRAGNTIVALFESPQKLPPDNLWGIAKRVLRAAIRLLEHWGFRILDAGAYASEEGRRFIVLVELESRTLPQLQLHLGPPAWNTSNAYRFIEKYRADETAVGPWITSNGRLAVARPRRYRDAIALLRDRMSEWLPSSAQGFTVSVATLPEAIDRLQGDELAWLLETGYKAPHWMKPRR from the coding sequence GTGCCAGGAGCGTGTAAACTAGCTAGAGTAGAAGAGGAGATACTCTCTGCGATAAAGCCCTCAAAGAAGGAAAAGGAGAGGGCTGAAGAGGCCGCCAGGAGGGCTAAGAGCCTGGTCGAGAATGCGCTACGAGATCTAGGTATAACCGGCGTCAACGTGACTATCGAGGGTAGCTATGCTAAAGATACGTGGATTAGTGGCGATCTCGACCTGGATCTCTTTATCCTGCTACCTCCCAGCGAATGTCTAGACGTGATAAAGAGCGGCATAGTAGACCGGCTAGCTGCGAAACTATCCTCAATGGGTCTAACCATAGAGAAGCGCTATGCGCAACACCCCTACTTGAGAGTACTAGTCAACGACATATGGGTAGAGATAGTACCAGGATGCGCGGTACCCGACCCTGATAAGCCAGTTACCGCTGTGGATAGAACTCCTTTCCACCGGCAGTACGTGATCTCTAAGATGACTCCCGAGATGAGAGACGAGGCACGCTTACTCAAGTCCTTTATGAAGGGTGTAGGAGTCTATGGTGCAGAGATAGCTATACAAGGATTCTCCGGCTATCTCGTAGAACTCCTCATAATACACTACGGATGCTTTCGGAGTGTCCTAGAAGCAGCACAGTCCTGGAGACCCCCCGTGGTTATAGATATTGAGAATCATTACCGGGACAAGCGAGTACTCTTGAAGAAGTTTAAAGACGCGGCCATGATAGTAGTAGATCCTGTCGATCCTGACCGCAATGTCGCAGCCGCTGTCTCGAGGCAGAGTCTCGCACGGTTCATAGTAGCCTCGCTCCTCTATCTCAATGAGCCGCGTAAGGACTTCTTCTACGTGCCCGGAGCCGTAGAGAAGCCTAGGCCTCTTCCCGGGAAAGTACTAGCTGTATACGGCTCCAGGGCTGGCAACACCATAGTGGCTCTCTTCGAGTCGCCCCAGAAGCTTCCGCCAGACAACCTCTGGGGGATAGCCAAGCGTGTACTAAGAGCCGCTATAAGGCTGCTAGAGCACTGGGGCTTCAGAATACTAGACGCCGGAGCATACGCATCCGAGGAGGGTAGACGTTTCATAGTACTAGTGGAGCTCGAATCAAGGACACTGCCTCAGCTCCAGCTTCACCTCGGCCCGCCCGCATGGAATACTAGCAACGCGTACCGGTTCATAGAGAAGTATCGGGCCGACGAGACGGCTGTAGGCCCGTGGATTACCAGCAATGGTAGACTAGCCGTAGCTAGGCCGCGAAGATATAGAGACGCCATTGCGCTTCTACGAGACCGTATGAGTGAGTGGCTACCGAGTAGTGCCCAGGGGTTCACCGTATCGGTGGCGACGCTTCCGGAGGCTATAGACCGGCTCCAGGGTGACGAGTTGGCATGGCTACTAGAGACGGGCTACAAAGCACCACACTGGATGAAGCCGAGAAGATAG
- a CDS encoding HD domain-containing protein — translation MDVFMERAKKVHDVLLQKARSIGNESIRSIVLSLLEEPVITFTKVEPKISFHESPAAPKKHHAYPGGLLDHTLGVTEIAEKLIDVYAGIYGANVDRDLVIAAALLHDLFKYYQYEHDPLTGGYRPRSDWYFSHDFAMVAELSVRGAPDRLIRVVAETHGTVPFSTIESQIVHQADTTDSQMVSQIQDVVWRACLDIELELGDVKAIKVFNEAMKRAPIFEYAKIYYTRGRDELREYIKKLLSLGK, via the coding sequence ATGGATGTCTTCATGGAGCGTGCCAAGAAGGTCCACGATGTGCTTCTACAGAAGGCTCGTAGTATAGGCAACGAGAGTATACGCTCGATAGTGCTGAGTCTCCTAGAGGAGCCGGTAATAACATTCACTAAGGTTGAGCCGAAGATAAGCTTCCACGAAAGCCCCGCCGCCCCTAAGAAGCATCATGCTTACCCTGGCGGGCTACTGGATCATACGCTTGGCGTCACGGAGATTGCAGAGAAGCTTATAGACGTATATGCTGGGATCTATGGCGCAAATGTTGATAGAGACCTAGTTATTGCCGCAGCGCTGCTTCATGACCTCTTCAAGTACTACCAGTACGAGCACGACCCCTTGACTGGCGGTTATAGGCCTCGTAGCGACTGGTACTTCAGCCACGACTTCGCCATGGTGGCTGAGCTATCTGTCCGAGGTGCCCCGGATAGGCTGATAAGAGTAGTAGCTGAGACACATGGAACGGTACCGTTTAGCACTATAGAGTCTCAGATTGTGCACCAAGCCGACACAACAGATTCTCAGATGGTCTCTCAGATACAGGACGTGGTATGGCGTGCATGTCTAGACATAGAGTTAGAGCTGGGAGATGTAAAGGCCATAAAGGTGTTCAACGAAGCTATGAAGAGGGCACCAATATTCGAATACGCAAAGATATACTACACCAGAGGCCGTGATGAGTTGAGAGAGTACATAAAGAAGCTGCTAAGCCTCGGCAAGTAG
- a CDS encoding ABC transporter ATP-binding protein, producing MRLARGHDVVFGAVLSVESLVKRYGTLVAVNGVSFQVKRGIHGLVGPNGAGKTTTMKCIVGLAVPDSGKILFHGYDLASSKGWRLRSLIGYVAEVPVFPGEYTVEELLIELGVLEGLSRLDAVKAARQVLEAVGLWELRSRRIRGLSKGERKRLHFAQALLQPRELYVLDEPFTGLDPEGVVSIRSLVADLSRETAVLLSSHLLREVEELASEVTVIYRGRVVYSGSVEELRRRLSVGVVVEAEVDDPGRAIEVLAARGYEVSRLGTGRRVAVHVGSRDDVPGVVEALVTGGVRVYTIIARNISLEEAYIRLVSGSRGEVLEGRAGRGRGTAA from the coding sequence GTGCGTCTAGCTAGGGGACATGATGTGGTTTTCGGTGCTGTCCTTTCAGTAGAAAGCCTCGTTAAGAGGTATGGTACGCTAGTAGCAGTTAACGGTGTCAGTTTCCAAGTCAAGAGGGGTATTCATGGCCTAGTGGGTCCAAATGGGGCTGGGAAGACTACCACCATGAAGTGTATTGTTGGTCTAGCGGTCCCCGATTCCGGCAAAATACTATTCCACGGATACGACCTCGCCTCGAGCAAAGGATGGAGGCTCCGGAGCCTCATAGGCTACGTTGCGGAGGTTCCAGTGTTCCCCGGCGAATATACGGTGGAAGAACTCCTCATAGAGCTAGGTGTGCTCGAGGGTCTCTCCCGGCTAGATGCGGTCAAGGCTGCACGGCAGGTGCTGGAGGCTGTTGGCCTCTGGGAGCTGCGGAGCCGGAGGATCCGGGGGCTGAGTAAGGGCGAGCGTAAGCGCCTACACTTTGCTCAGGCCCTTCTGCAGCCCCGCGAGCTCTACGTACTGGACGAGCCCTTTACCGGTCTAGACCCGGAGGGTGTTGTATCAATCCGTAGCCTCGTGGCGGATCTCTCCCGGGAGACTGCAGTCCTCCTCAGCAGCCACCTACTAAGAGAGGTCGAGGAACTGGCCTCCGAGGTCACTGTGATCTATCGTGGCAGGGTCGTGTATAGTGGTAGCGTCGAGGAGCTGAGAAGGAGGCTATCCGTGGGAGTAGTCGTTGAAGCCGAGGTGGATGACCCAGGCAGGGCTATTGAGGTGCTTGCTGCGAGGGGCTATGAGGTTTCCCGGCTCGGCACGGGCCGCCGTGTAGCTGTACATGTGGGGTCCCGGGACGATGTACCCGGGGTCGTGGAGGCGCTCGTAACGGGCGGTGTACGCGTCTACACCATAATAGCTCGGAATATAAGCCTAGAGGAGGCATATATACGATTAGTATCTGGTAGTCGTGGGGAGGTGCTGGAGGGCCGGGCTGGCCGTGGAAGAGGCACAGCAGCGTAG
- a CDS encoding Lrp/AsnC ligand binding domain-containing protein, translated as MPKAVILINTEMGADEEIFETLKNLPEVRAVYMVYGLYDIVAIIESDDMGKLRDIVYKNLRSSPRVRSTLTMIVVKDHENF; from the coding sequence GTGCCCAAAGCTGTCATCCTAATAAATACCGAAATGGGGGCCGACGAAGAGATCTTTGAGACCCTAAAGAATCTCCCCGAGGTACGTGCAGTATACATGGTGTACGGACTCTACGACATAGTCGCTATAATAGAGAGCGATGACATGGGTAAACTGAGGGACATCGTGTACAAAAATCTGCGCAGCTCACCGAGAGTACGATCAACACTAACAATGATAGTCGTAAAGGATCATGAAAACTTCTAG